One Cucurbita pepo subsp. pepo cultivar mu-cu-16 chromosome LG20, ASM280686v2, whole genome shotgun sequence genomic window carries:
- the LOC111782689 gene encoding uncharacterized protein LOC111782689 produces MATTAASFPVVLFFLLLLTSPPPSLSFSFSQFKTLFSLAHSLMSRVANLRASRGDFAGSQRARHIAQQLEQGLGLNFWGSMWSLAWDYAKNYAWRDISYSDLYDAVPDMNELLRAFAELTGLESDMARASWVTRNYQSVLRVANSLLKRLLKVFRKSGAWRNVVETVQVEVVDGGLLKDCLELGSGDLKGMVQILKDLALNFYSSTSQRRNEL; encoded by the exons atggcCACAACGGCGGCGTCTTTTCCGGTCGTtttgttcttcctcctcctcctcaccTCTCCACCGCCGTccctctccttctccttctcccaaTTCAAAACCCTATTTTCACTCGCACATTCCCTCATGTCTCGTGTCGCCAATCTACGCGCCTCTCGCGGAGACTTCGCCGGCTCGCAACGGGCCAGGCACATTGCCCAACAGCTAGAGCAAGGTCTCGGACTAAACTTCTGGGGCTCCATGTGGTCGCTCGCGTGGGACTACGCGAAGAACTACGCTTGGAGAGACATCTCCTATTCAGATCTCTACGACGCCGTTCCCGACATGAACGAGTTGCTTAGGGCTTTCGCCGAGTTGACTGGGTTGGAATCAGACATGGCAAGAGCGAGTTGGGTTACGCGGAATTACCAATCGGTCCTGAGGGTAGCCAATTCGTTGTTGAAGAGGCTTCTTAAAGTGTTTAGAAAATCG GGGGCTTGGAGGAATGTGGTGGAGACGGTTCAAGTGGAGGTGGTGGACGGTGGATTGCTGAAGGACTGTTTGGAGCTGGGAAGTGGCGATTTGAAAGGCATGGTTCAGATTCTCAAGGATTTGGCTTTGAATTTCTATTCCTCCACTTCTCAACGCCGTAATGAACTGTAA
- the LOC111782686 gene encoding GDSL esterase/lipase At1g29670-like: protein MAERYSAAVWAVVVTLLCSAAAAQQVPCYFIFGDSLVDNGNNNQLQSLARADYLPYGIDFGGPTGRFSNGKTTVDVIAELLGFDDYIPPYATARGRDILRGINYASAAAGIREETGRQLGGRISFSGQVENYQNTVSQVVDLLGDEDSAAAYLSKCIYSIGLGSNDYLNNYFMPQFYSTGNQFTPQQYSENLLQQYSDQLRLLYNYGARKFVLFGLGQIGCSPNELAQNSPDGRTCVQKINSANQIFNAGLRSLVDQFNNNQADAKFIYIDSFGIFQDVIDNPPAFGFRVVNTGCCGVGRNNGQITCLPFQTPCSNRDEYLFWDAFHPTEAGNAVIGRRAYSAQRPTDAYPIDIRRLSQL, encoded by the exons ATGGCGGAGCGTTACAGCGCGGCGGTGTGGGCGGTGGTTGTGACCCTGCTGTGTAGTGCCGCGGCGGCGCAGCAAGTTCCCTGCTACTTCATTTTTGGCGATTCATTGGTGGACAACGGGAACAACAACCAGCTTCAATCTTTGGCTAGAGCTGATTATTTGCCTTATGGGATTGATTTTGGTGGACCCACTGGAAGGTTCTCCAATGGCAAAACCACCGTCGATGTTATCG CGGAGCTATTAGGATTTGACGATTATATCCCTCCCTACGCCACCGCAAGAGGCCGAGACATCCTCAGAGGCATCAATTATGCATCCGCCGCCGCCGGAATCAGAGAGGAAACTGGTCGCCAATTG GGAGGACGCATAAGCTTTAGTGGGCAAGTGGAGAATTACCAAAACACAGTGTCTCAAGTGGTGGATTTGCTTGGAGATGAGGACTCAGCTGCAGCTTATCTCAGTAAATGCATATACTCAATAGGGTTGGGAAGTAATGACTATCTCAACAACTATTTCATGCCTCAATTTTACTCAACAGGCAACCAATTTACACCTCAACAATACTCTGAAAACCTTCTCCAGCAGTATTCCGATCAGCTTAGG CTTTTGTACAACTATGGAGCTAGGAAGTTTGTGCTGTTTGGACTTGGTCAGATTGGTTGCAGTCCAAATGAGTTGGCTCAGAACAGCCCAGATGGAAGGACTTGTGTTCAAAAGATTAACTCAGCCAATCAAATATTCAATGCTGGTCTTAGATCTTTGGTTGATCAATTTAACAACAATCAAGCTGATGCTAAGTTTATCTACATTGATTCCTTTGGCATTTTTCAAGACGTTATCGACAATCCACCTGCCTTCG GTTTTAGGGTTGTGAACACTGGGTGCTGTGGAGTAGGAAGGAACAATGGGCAAATCACATGTCTACCCTTTCAAACTCCATGCTCAAACAGGGATGAGTATCTATTTTGGGATGCATTTCATCCAACAGAAGCTGGGAATGCCGTGATTGGGCGGAGAGCTTACAGTGCTCAACGTCCAACCGATGCATACCCGATCGATATTCGTCGACTTTCCCAACTCTAA